A single window of Leptolyngbya ohadii IS1 DNA harbors:
- a CDS encoding GAF domain-containing protein, which translates to MNKIHPQTLQVLEQMTDGFIAIDLSERTQNGKTSGVVHYVNPAAAKLLCCAAESLVGLAGHELCQEVGIEPAAEKLQQAIETGAESELETFIPALRIWLEIRIYRSPSELSAESPSELTVYLRDITQVKQQEAIRQQRTEQLREQQWLLEQVTEMIPGILYIYDLLEQRNVYVNSHICQSLGYTPVEIQALGDQLFLELVHPDDLLKFPEQIARLQTLADGELLENEYRMRHRNGKWLWFNGRDTVFSRTPAGQAKQILGSAFDITNRKHLEQKQQFLLELNDSMRLLSEPEQVIQVTATLVSRYFQVDRCIYGEVDTSEELLIIHPQICHGVINSATHYRMANYSAICLEELKQGKTVAIENAETDERCADYRRALAAEQTLSTLAVPLIKQNHLVAIFSLSHSQPHPWTTAEIHLVEEIADRIWFAVETLRTQRALRQSDARFQRLAHNVPGAICRYVRDANGKDSIPYISPSCRTLFEVEPEMLQQDITVLWQMLHPDDREELVQVIEESIATGEPIQWEGRYLLPSGKLKWVRYASRPDRLPDGSILWDGVATDVTPQKTQAAERERLLAQAQQYAQQLGGLTDAAIAINGVLSVEEVLQVITLQARSIIGAHQAVTVLKTGDTLEGAIYNISMSEKYRDWSGYSAKPTGQGIYAIVCQTNQPTRMTQAELESHPHWQNFGAENGKHPPMRGWLAAPLIRRDGQNLGLIQLSDKHQGDFTDADEDILMQLAQMASVAIENSRLYAAEQSARTQAEAANRIKDEFLAVLSHELRSPLNPILGWAKLLREQQLDRTATDRALEIIERNARLQTQLIEDLLDVSRILRGKMSLTISEVNLKDTIEAAIETVRLAAQAKAIHIQTDLAQENAIVAGDANRLQQVIWNLLSNAVKFTPSGGRAEVRLERVVGREWGVGSGEQRRWGNGEMGSNQPDKITDRLSFPQSLILQPSQSSQSSQSPTPSLPTPDSPFFAQITVIDTGKGIHPDFLPYVFDYFRQEDGATTRQFGGLGLGLAIVRHLVELHGGTVRAFSEGEGKGATFVVRLPLLGSRKAGKQGSGEEIGASDSSVLHPLSGMRILVVDDDDDTRELVTYALDRAGAVSTAVNSAKAAIQAIARSEFDLLISDIGMPEMDGYMLMRQIRSLSLKNGFLPAIALTAYASEMDQQQAMQVGFARHVSKPIDPEELVRVVVAVVAG; encoded by the coding sequence ATGAACAAAATCCACCCGCAAACGCTGCAAGTTCTAGAACAAATGACGGATGGATTTATTGCGATCGATCTATCCGAGCGAACACAAAATGGAAAAACGAGCGGGGTTGTTCACTACGTTAATCCAGCCGCTGCAAAACTGTTGTGCTGCGCTGCGGAATCGCTGGTGGGGTTAGCAGGTCATGAACTTTGTCAGGAAGTTGGGATAGAGCCTGCTGCTGAAAAGCTTCAGCAAGCGATCGAAACCGGGGCAGAAAGTGAGCTTGAGACGTTTATTCCCGCACTGCGGATCTGGCTCGAAATTCGTATCTATCGATCGCCCAGTGAACTCTCGGCAGAATCCCCAAGTGAACTCACCGTTTATTTGCGTGATATCACTCAGGTTAAACAGCAGGAGGCAATTCGGCAACAGCGGACAGAACAGCTCCGGGAACAGCAGTGGCTGCTTGAGCAAGTTACGGAGATGATTCCCGGCATTCTCTACATTTACGATCTGCTCGAACAGCGCAACGTTTATGTGAATTCCCATATTTGTCAGTCCTTAGGCTATACGCCCGTCGAAATTCAAGCGCTGGGCGATCAACTCTTTCTTGAACTGGTGCATCCAGACGACTTGCTCAAATTTCCGGAACAGATTGCCCGACTTCAGACGCTAGCGGACGGCGAACTGCTGGAGAACGAATATCGGATGCGTCACCGCAACGGAAAATGGCTCTGGTTTAATGGCAGAGATACGGTGTTTAGCCGCACTCCCGCTGGACAGGCGAAGCAGATTTTGGGCAGTGCCTTCGACATCACGAACCGCAAGCATTTAGAGCAAAAGCAGCAGTTTTTGCTGGAACTCAACGACTCAATGCGCCTCCTGAGCGAACCAGAACAGGTCATTCAAGTCACCGCCACGCTGGTTAGCCGCTACTTTCAGGTCGATCGATGCATCTACGGCGAAGTAGACACTTCGGAAGAATTGCTCATCATCCATCCGCAAATTTGTCATGGCGTTATCAATTCTGCGACCCATTATCGAATGGCAAACTACAGCGCTATCTGTTTAGAAGAGCTAAAGCAGGGCAAGACTGTTGCCATTGAGAATGCCGAGACCGATGAACGCTGTGCCGATTACCGGAGGGCACTGGCGGCAGAGCAAACCCTCTCGACGCTAGCCGTTCCTCTGATTAAACAAAACCATCTGGTTGCTATCTTTAGCCTCAGCCATTCCCAGCCCCACCCCTGGACGACAGCAGAAATCCACCTGGTCGAGGAAATCGCCGATCGCATCTGGTTTGCTGTGGAAACTCTGCGAACCCAGCGTGCCCTGCGCCAGAGTGACGCCCGCTTTCAGCGATTGGCACATAACGTCCCCGGTGCTATTTGTCGCTATGTACGCGATGCAAACGGCAAGGACTCCATTCCCTACATCAGTCCAAGCTGCCGCACCCTGTTTGAAGTAGAACCGGAAATGCTCCAGCAGGACATTACCGTTTTGTGGCAAATGCTGCATCCGGACGATCGCGAAGAGCTAGTGCAGGTGATCGAAGAATCGATCGCGACGGGTGAACCGATCCAGTGGGAAGGACGCTATTTGCTGCCGTCGGGCAAGCTGAAATGGGTAAGGTACGCTTCCCGCCCCGATCGCCTGCCGGATGGCTCGATTCTCTGGGATGGCGTCGCCACGGATGTCACGCCGCAAAAGACCCAGGCAGCAGAACGGGAAAGACTTCTGGCACAGGCGCAGCAGTATGCCCAGCAGCTCGGCGGCTTAACCGATGCCGCGATCGCTATTAACGGTGTCCTGTCGGTGGAGGAAGTACTGCAAGTGATCACCCTCCAGGCACGATCGATTATTGGTGCCCACCAAGCCGTCACGGTTCTCAAAACGGGCGACACGCTGGAAGGAGCCATCTATAACATCTCCATGTCCGAAAAGTATCGCGACTGGTCAGGCTATAGCGCCAAACCCACGGGACAGGGCATCTATGCGATCGTTTGTCAGACCAATCAGCCCACCCGCATGACCCAGGCAGAACTGGAGTCCCATCCCCACTGGCAAAACTTTGGCGCAGAAAACGGCAAACATCCCCCCATGCGAGGTTGGCTGGCAGCACCGCTGATTCGACGAGACGGACAAAACCTCGGTCTGATCCAGCTTTCCGATAAGCACCAAGGCGACTTCACCGATGCCGATGAGGATATCCTGATGCAGCTCGCGCAGATGGCATCCGTGGCAATCGAAAATTCCCGCCTCTATGCCGCCGAACAGTCTGCCCGCACCCAGGCAGAAGCCGCGAACCGGATCAAAGACGAGTTTCTCGCCGTCCTCTCCCACGAACTGCGATCGCCCCTGAATCCCATTTTGGGCTGGGCAAAACTCCTGCGCGAACAGCAGCTCGACCGCACCGCCACCGATCGCGCCCTGGAAATTATCGAACGCAACGCCAGACTCCAAACTCAGCTGATTGAAGACCTGCTCGACGTGTCCCGCATCCTGCGCGGCAAAATGAGCCTGACAATTAGCGAAGTTAACCTCAAGGACACGATCGAAGCGGCGATCGAAACCGTCCGTCTTGCGGCTCAGGCAAAAGCTATCCACATCCAAACCGATCTTGCTCAAGAAAATGCGATCGTTGCAGGTGACGCCAACCGTTTGCAGCAGGTGATCTGGAATCTCCTCTCTAATGCGGTGAAGTTCACGCCCAGTGGAGGCAGAGCGGAGGTGAGGTTGGAACGGGTGGTGGGAAGGGAATGGGGAGTGGGGAGTGGGGAGCAAAGGAGATGGGGAAATGGGGAGATGGGGAGCAATCAACCGGATAAAATCACAGATCGCCTCTCATTCCCTCAGTCGCTCATCCTGCAACCCTCGCAATCCTCGCAATCCTCGCAATCCCCCACTCCCTCACTCCCAACTCCCGACTCCCCCTTCTTTGCCCAAATCACCGTCATCGACACCGGAAAAGGCATCCACCCCGACTTTCTACCCTACGTGTTTGACTACTTCCGGCAGGAGGATGGAGCAACGACGCGCCAGTTTGGCGGGCTGGGATTGGGACTGGCGATCGTCCGACATCTGGTGGAGCTGCACGGCGGGACGGTGAGAGCCTTTAGCGAGGGAGAAGGCAAAGGGGCAACGTTTGTGGTGAGGCTGCCGCTTTTGGGAAGCAGGAAAGCAGGAAAGCAGGGGAGCGGGGAAGAAATCGGTGCTTCTGATTCTTCAGTGCTTCATCCTCTCAGCGGGATGCGAATTCTGGTAGTCGATGATGATGACGATACGCGGGAGCTGGTGACTTATGCCCTCGATCGAGCTGGAGCCGTTTCCACTGCGGTTAATTCAGCAAAGGCGGCAATTCAGGCGATCGCGCGATCGGAGTTCGATTTGTTGATTAGCGATATTGGAATGCCGGAAATGGACGGCTATATGCTGATGCGCCAGATTCGATCGCTTTCACTTAAGAATGGCTTTCTGCCCGCGATCGCCCTGACTGCCTATGCCAGTGAAATGGATCAGCAGCAGGCAATGCAGGTGGGATTTGCCCGTCATGTATCGAAGCCAATTGACCCGGAGGAGCTGGTGCGGGTGGTGGTGGCGGTAGTGGCTGGGTGA
- a CDS encoding O-antigen ligase family protein, with protein sequence MVQRLSGTRENLFDRLFRGSMAGFLYLHAVSMVGIAAAMGYVWRRGKAALDPITRNSLWVLSGLLVLSSLFAYDRGEAFLQLIHFLPFFLLFAVLPYFFRSTERLALLTTDWVIATIPINLYACLEAALKADSLPRSLRRIPVVRWVRSAPHAGRAMMMFNHPNSVAVYLVVILALGLGVLYYQTVRDQKDGDPKERQSGDVKRSPSLRQKLLYVGTYSTLLGIFSSGSRNGLLIAVLLILVFSVINRSNRVVLTAGLVSLGGMVAGAIAFGVGGRSISLNWLGDSRLRIWRIAGGMIQERPWLGWGLGNFKFLYVDRLLNQFPQCEAQREVYRVIPVECADASHPHNFWLLLTSEAGFLVAIGFTLFIGWLCFRAGRAIVLRCRQRRIVSGKSEDVEKGGEALLTGYLLAVLAFSLFSLFDVTYHDIRVNLINWVALGGMYALTSKIGSS encoded by the coding sequence ATGGTGCAGAGGCTTTCCGGGACGAGGGAGAATTTGTTCGATCGCCTGTTTCGCGGGTCGATGGCGGGTTTTCTATATCTACACGCGGTCAGTATGGTCGGCATTGCGGCAGCGATGGGCTATGTGTGGCGTCGGGGGAAGGCGGCGCTTGATCCCATTACACGGAATAGTTTGTGGGTGCTGAGCGGGCTGCTGGTTCTCAGTTCGTTGTTTGCCTACGATCGTGGAGAGGCGTTTCTCCAGCTCATTCACTTTTTGCCTTTCTTTTTGCTGTTTGCTGTCCTGCCCTATTTCTTCAGATCGACGGAACGACTGGCGCTGCTAACGACGGATTGGGTGATCGCCACAATTCCGATTAATCTTTATGCCTGTCTGGAGGCGGCTCTCAAGGCGGATAGTTTGCCCCGATCGCTGCGTCGGATTCCCGTTGTGCGCTGGGTGCGGTCTGCCCCCCATGCAGGTCGGGCGATGATGATGTTCAACCACCCCAATTCGGTTGCGGTCTATCTGGTGGTGATTCTGGCTCTGGGGCTGGGGGTGCTGTACTACCAGACCGTGCGTGACCAGAAAGATGGCGACCCGAAAGAGCGACAGTCCGGTGACGTGAAGCGATCGCCCTCCCTGCGACAAAAGCTCCTCTACGTTGGCACCTACTCAACGCTACTGGGCATTTTTAGCTCCGGCTCCCGGAACGGGTTGCTGATTGCCGTTTTACTGATCCTGGTCTTCAGCGTCATCAATCGATCGAATCGGGTAGTTCTGACGGCGGGACTGGTTAGCCTGGGCGGAATGGTTGCCGGGGCGATCGCGTTTGGGGTGGGCGGACGATCGATCTCGCTGAACTGGCTGGGGGACTCGCGGCTGCGGATCTGGCGAATTGCAGGGGGCATGATCCAGGAGCGTCCCTGGCTGGGCTGGGGATTGGGTAATTTTAAGTTTCTCTATGTCGATCGCCTGCTGAATCAGTTTCCCCAATGCGAAGCACAGCGGGAAGTCTACCGGGTGATTCCGGTGGAATGTGCCGATGCCAGTCATCCCCATAATTTCTGGCTGCTGCTCACCAGCGAGGCGGGCTTTCTGGTAGCGATCGGATTCACGCTGTTTATCGGATGGCTTTGTTTCCGGGCGGGAAGGGCGATCGTTTTACGCTGCCGCCAAAGGCGGATCGTCTCAGGAAAATCTGAGGACGTGGAGAAGGGGGGCGAGGCACTGCTCACGGGTTATTTGCTAGCGGTGCTTGCCTTTAGCCTCTTTTCCCTGTTTGATGTCACCTATCACGATATCCGGGTGAATTTGATCAACTGGGTGGCGCTGGGAGGAATGTACGCTCTTACCTCCAAAATAGGTTCTAGCTGA
- the wbaP gene encoding undecaprenyl-phosphate galactose phosphotransferase WbaP, whose protein sequence is MQLNRTLRPALVTLSLSTRSLLTFALMIASDVLALCVAAALSVYLHLLMEGQLQPTLYWQLFPTLGLFVLAYATIGLYPGVAISPVDEMRWLSLSTTLIYLALAATLFMQREGEVYDRGVFVLAWVLSLVLVPVCRGLMRSVFAPQPWWGYPVVVLGAGKTGEMVIRTLKRRPGIGLKPVLVLDDDPQKHGSLHGVPVIGGVAMAPRLARKRRIPYAIVAMPGVARNRLLEVIEQYGSSFAHLLIIPDLFEFSSLWVTAKDMGGVLGLEVRQRLLLPGPRFARFLIDLIATLLGGVVLLPMIVIIAVLIKLDSPGPIFYGQTRIGQGGEEFKAWKFRTMVQHADRALKDYLEAHPELREEWGRDQKLRYDPRVTRVGRFLRRTSLDELPQLWNILRGEMSLVGPRPIVEEEIPRYGDKFSLYTKVVPGLTGLWQVSGRNNVTYEERVSLDAYYVRNWSVWLDLYILARTVWVVVTGEGAY, encoded by the coding sequence ATGCAACTAAACCGAACGTTACGACCTGCTCTGGTGACGCTGTCGCTTTCAACGCGATCGCTGCTCACTTTTGCACTGATGATTGCCTCGGATGTGCTGGCGCTATGTGTTGCCGCTGCCCTGAGTGTCTACCTGCATCTATTGATGGAAGGGCAATTGCAGCCCACCCTGTACTGGCAACTTTTTCCAACGCTGGGTCTGTTTGTGCTGGCATACGCAACAATTGGCTTGTATCCAGGGGTGGCAATCAGTCCAGTTGACGAAATGCGATGGCTCAGCCTGTCCACAACGCTGATTTATTTGGCACTGGCAGCAACGCTCTTTATGCAGCGGGAAGGGGAGGTCTACGATCGCGGCGTGTTTGTGCTCGCATGGGTGTTATCTCTGGTGCTGGTGCCCGTCTGCCGGGGGCTAATGCGATCGGTGTTTGCGCCGCAGCCCTGGTGGGGTTATCCGGTGGTGGTGCTGGGGGCTGGCAAAACGGGAGAAATGGTAATCCGAACCCTGAAGCGTCGTCCTGGAATTGGGCTGAAGCCCGTCCTGGTGCTGGATGACGATCCGCAAAAGCATGGGTCGCTGCACGGCGTTCCGGTGATTGGCGGTGTGGCAATGGCTCCCCGGCTGGCAAGGAAGCGACGAATTCCCTACGCGATCGTGGCAATGCCGGGGGTGGCTCGAAATCGGCTGCTGGAAGTGATTGAGCAGTACGGCAGCAGTTTTGCCCATTTGCTGATTATTCCTGACCTGTTTGAGTTTTCCAGTTTGTGGGTTACGGCAAAGGACATGGGCGGCGTTTTGGGGCTGGAAGTGCGGCAGCGATTGCTTCTGCCTGGACCTCGGTTCGCCCGATTTTTGATCGACCTGATCGCCACCTTGCTTGGTGGAGTCGTTCTGCTGCCGATGATTGTGATTATTGCGGTGCTGATCAAGCTCGATTCGCCGGGACCGATTTTTTATGGACAAACCCGGATCGGGCAGGGTGGCGAGGAATTTAAAGCCTGGAAGTTTCGCACGATGGTTCAACACGCCGATCGCGCACTGAAGGATTACCTGGAGGCGCACCCTGAACTCCGGGAGGAATGGGGGCGGGATCAGAAATTGCGCTATGACCCGCGTGTGACTCGCGTTGGACGGTTTTTGCGGCGGACGAGCCTGGACGAACTGCCCCAGCTCTGGAATATTCTGCGGGGAGAAATGAGCCTGGTGGGACCGCGCCCGATCGTGGAGGAGGAAATTCCGCGCTACGGGGACAAGTTTTCGCTGTACACCAAAGTCGTGCCCGGACTCACGGGACTCTGGCAGGTTTCGGGACGGAATAATGTCACCTATGAAGAGCGGGTGAGCCTGGATGCCTACTATGTGCGAAACTGGTCGGTCTGGCTGGATCTGTATATTTTGGCGCGGACGGTTTGGGTGGTGGTGACGGGGGAGGGGGCTTATTAG